A stretch of Gorilla gorilla gorilla isolate KB3781 chromosome 9, NHGRI_mGorGor1-v2.1_pri, whole genome shotgun sequence DNA encodes these proteins:
- the LOC101145012 gene encoding olfactory receptor 51A7-like — protein MFLLNTSEVEVSTFLLIGIPGLEHAHIWISIPTCLMYLMAILGNCTILFVIRTEHSPQEPMYYFLSMLALSDLGLSFSSLPTMLRIFLFNNMGISADTCIAQEFFIHGFTDMESSVLLIMSFDRLVAICNPLRYSSILTSFRVLQIGLAFAIKSILLVLPLPFTLKRLRYCNKHLLSHSYCLHQDVMKLACSDNRVNFYYGLFVALCMMSDSVFIAISYVFILKTVLGIASHGERLEALDTCVSHICAVLVFYVPIITLATMCRFAKHKSPLAMILIADAFLLVPPLMNPIVYCVKTRQIRVKVLEKLALKPK, from the coding sequence ATGTTTCTGCTCAATACCTCAGAAGTTGAAGTCTCCACATTCCTATTGATTGGGATACCAGGACTTGAGCATGCACACATTTGGATCTCTATCCCCACCTGCCTTATGTACCTCATGGCCATCCTGGGCAACTGCACCATCCTATTTGTTATCAGAACAGAGCATTCCCCGCAAGAGCCCATGTACTATTTCCTCTCCATGCTGGCCCTGTCTGACCTGGGCCTGTCTTTCTCCTCCCTACCCACGATGCTGAGAATCTTCTTGTTCAACAACATGGGGATTTCTGCTGATACATGCATTGCCCAGGAATTCTTCATCCATGGATTCACAGACATGGAGTCTTCAGTTCTCCTAATCATGTCCTTTGATCGCTTAGTAGCCATTTGCAACCCCCTAAGATATAGCTCTATTCTCACCAGCTTCAGGGTTTTGCAAATTGGACTGGCATTTGCCATTAAAAGCATTCTCCTAGTGCTACCCCTTCCTTTTACTTTAAAGAGACTCAGATACTGTAATAAACACCTTTTATCCCACTCCTACTGCCTTCACCAGGATGTAATGAAGCTGGCCTGCTCTGACAACAGGGTTAACTTTTACTATGGTTTGTTTGTTGCACTCTGCATGATGTCAGACAGTGTTTTTATTGCTATTTCCTATGTGTTCATCCTGAAGACTGTGTTGGGTATTGCATCCCATGGGGAGCGGCTCGAAGCTCTTGACACCTGTGTGTCTCATATCTGTGCTGTACTCGTCTTCTATGTGCCCATCATCACCTTGGCTACCATGTGTCGCTTTGCTAAGCATAAATCCCCTTTAGCTATGATTCTGATAGCAGATGCATTCTTGCTGGTACCACCCTTGATGAATCCCATTGTGTATTGTGTAAAAACTCGGCAGATTAGAGTAAAGGTCCTGGAAAAATTGGCTCTGAAGCCTAAATGA